A genomic segment from Aegilops tauschii subsp. strangulata cultivar AL8/78 chromosome 1, Aet v6.0, whole genome shotgun sequence encodes:
- the LOC109752097 gene encoding formiminotransferase cyclodeaminase-like protein, which produces MEGKHTEQANVKAKLSTMHLKVICCKLYISESQNAAVVDAISRIGQKDPEVGLLSKFEDEYYNRVRYTLVSYITSESSTGEAVFSPIRKVLLAMIEAAFSAINLEVHCGTHPRIGVVDDMSFHPLSQAATMEDAAQLAKLVASDIGNGLQVPVFLYAAAHPTSKSVSAVRRELGYYRPNHNGIQWTGQVLPDTLPVKPDVGPAHVSSKRGATMVGAKPFVESYNVPIFCKDVPTVRRITRRVTGRSGGFPTVQALALFHGDNCTEIACLLDPDHVGADQVQWLVEQIAEEQGLEVDKGYFTDLSKDMMLERYFEMVSAAD; this is translated from the exons ATGGAGGGCAAGCACACCGAGCAG GCAAACGTGAAGGCGAAGCTCAGCACGATGCACTTGAAGGTGATCTGCTGCAAGCTCTACATTTCTGAAAGCCAAAACGCGGCGGTTGTCGACGCCATCAGCCGCATAGGCCAGAAAGACCCTGAGGTGGGTTTGCTCAGCAAGTTTGAGGATGAGTACTACAACCGTGTCCGCTACACGCTTGTCTCCTACATCACCAGCGAAAGCTCCACCGGTGAAGCTGTATTCAGCCCAATCAGGAAGGTACTGCTGGCGATGATCGAGGCTGCATTTTCAGCCATAAATCTCGAAGTGCACTGTGGGACTCATCCAAGGATCGGCGTCGTCGATGACATGTCGTTCCACCCCCTGAGTCAAGCAGCCACCATGGAGGATGCTGCACAGCTGGCTAAGCTGGTGGCCTCTGACATTGGAAATGGTTTGCAAG TTCCGGTGTTCCTCTACGCAGCAGCACACCCCACCAGCAAGAGTGTCAGTGCGGTCCGGCGTGAGCTCGGCTACTACCGGCCAAATCACAACGGCATCCAATGGACAGGACAAGTGCTCCCTGATACTCTACCAGTGAAGCCAGATGTGGGCCCAGCTCATGTTTCTAGTAAAAGAGGCGCCACCATGGTCGGAGCTAAACCTTTCGTCGAGAGCTACAATGTGCCGATATTCTGCAAGGATGTCCCGACCGTGAGAAGGATCACCCGAAGGGTGACCGGACGGAGCGGAGGGTTCCCGACGGTGCAGGCGCTCGCTCTCTTCCATGGCGACAACTGCACGGAGATTGCGTGCTTGCTGGATCCAGACCATGTTGGTGCCGATCAGGTTCAGTGGCTGGTGGAGCAGATTGCAGAAGAGCAAGGGCTTGAGGTCGACAAGGGTTATTTCACCGACCTGTCCAAGGACATGATGCTGGAAAGGTACTTCGAGATGGTTTCTGCAGCTGATTGA